The following coding sequences are from one Sylvia atricapilla isolate bSylAtr1 chromosome 15, bSylAtr1.pri, whole genome shotgun sequence window:
- the LOC136368255 gene encoding mesothelin-like protein: MVWAAPALAAATLCLRVSADLVRATAAALILGAVLSSAEHPHLGDSVCDLEPGTIAASDPNILDKLKLCPALTGPQRDALNALLLSGTTAYGDPSSWDLQTLQDLGPLVLALNQTTLRLVGEAAREDFRSSIAAAYISQGRSQREKSLLLLRALAAAARPRLKRSSGSCEFGPVTASNIDTVSLLSPEELDLCLSNEVLIENLEAVLVEPVTIQASKVLKKKVDESFPSGIPEEQLKRLGPLSYLYTEQEMSQWPVTSSDTITALLSSSGGRWEDSQVQQLFSRYLALGGSWTGPLLQEIGGKYLCRLQEEQIQEIPAGAIETAGQLNISSCSQTKKDLLYGKAREAFASLASTPGPYYCRIRPYLGGAPAEDLKALANAGVTNMDWDIFLTLNPQEFQKLSVTDVKNLLGENLPELKKAEHEPWVVSWVQRQLQRELDCVLGIGLEGGTVPTSPHPVTSANVTPVFTTLPPVPSATSVSATTLPTVPTTLASVTSTATVPTPPHPPASVTVPTPTAISSHSTPQPSTVAPSTPTPSTLSPPDTSTHTGGPPVPPVTPPVPTATPTVPTATPTARPALTTAAPCSTHQAVTTDRATSLAVTSSAVTSPATSSPSATPVTAVTSGATTSTSVGTNLTGTTHTTVPKPSSVPTVTTVPNPSSAPTATPVPNPSSAPTATPVPNPSSAPTATSVPNPSSAATVPNPSSAPTVTPVSQSSSAATALSTVTPIPNSTSAPTATTVPNPCSTATATPVPNPSSAPTVTSVPNPTSAATVTTVSNPTSPPATHSTVTSVSNSTSPTVTSVPNLSSSPSVPPVPQSPTAPGATPVPPIPSSTVSPPAVPCQPSSPPKPPSSTKPSPGNVPEPPAATPNGYINLQPPEPGSGSRLCSCLVPVLAATVGRILLL; the protein is encoded by the exons GCTGCTCTGATCCTCGGAGCCGTCCTGTCCAGCGCTGAGCATCCCCA CCTCGGGGACTCGGTGTGTGACCTGGAGCCGGGCACCATCGCGGCCTCGGATCCCAACATCCTGGACAAGCTGAAGCTCTGCCCGGCGCTGACGGGGCCACAGCGGGACGCCCTCAATGCCCTGCTCCTCTCGGGGACCACAGCCTACGG GGATCCTTCCAGCTGGGATTTACAGActctgcaggatttggggccGCTCGTGCTGGCCTTGAACCAGACCACGCTGAGGTTGGTGGGCGAG GCAGCCCGGGAGGATTTCAGGAGCAGCATCGCTGCCGCCTACATCAGCCAGGGCCGTTCCCAGCGGGAgaaatccctgctcctcctccggGCGCTCGCAGCCGCCGCCCGTCCCAGGCTGAAGCGCAGCTCGGGCA GCTGCGAGTTCGGGCCGGTCACCGCCAGCAACATCGACACCgtctccctcctctccccggAAGAGCTGGACCTGTGTCTGAGCAATGAGGTGTTAATAGAAAACCTGGAGGCTGTGCTGGTAGAGCCAGTCACCATTCAGGCTTCCAAGGTCCTGAAAAAGAAGGTGGATGAG TCTTTCCCATCAGGGATCCcggaggagcagctgaagcgCCTGGGGCCGCTGTCCTACCTGTACACGGAGCAGGAGATGAGCCAGTGGCCAGTGACAAGCAGTGACAccatcacagccctgctcagctcctcgGGAGGACGCTGGGAGGATTCCCAG GTGCAGCAGCTGTTCAGCAGGTACCTGGCCCTGGGGGGCTCCTGGACAGGGCCCCTGCTCCAGGAAATTGGAGGCAAATAcctgtgcaggctgcaggaggagcagatcCAGGAGATCCCTGCTGGAGCCATCGA GACTGCAGGGCAGTTAAACATCTCCTCGTGCTCCCAAACCAAGAAGGATCTGCTCTATGGGAAGGCTCGGGAGGCCTTTGCCAGCCTGGCCAGCACCCCTGGCCCCTATTACTGCAGGATCCGGCCCTACCTGG GTGGAGCTCCAGCAGAGGATCTGAAGGCCTTGGCTAATGCTGGTGTCACAAACATGGATTGGGACATATTCCTCACCCTGAATCCCCAGGAATTCCAG aAACTCAGCGTCACTGACGTGAAAAATCTGCTGGGGGAGAACCTCCCTGAGCTGAAGAAGGCTGAGCACGAGCCCTGGGTGGTGAGCTGGGTGCAAAGGCAGCTCCAGAGAGAGCTGGACTGTGTGCTGGGAATCGGCCTGGAGGGAGG CACAGTCCCCACCTCTCCTCACCCTGTCACCTCAGCTAATGTCACCCCTGTGTTCACCACTCtcccccctgtccccagtgccacctcagTCAGTGCCACCACtctccccactgtccccaccaCCTTGGCCAGTGTCACTtccacagccactgtccccacccCTCCTCACCCCCCGGccagtgtcactgtccccacccCCACTGCCATCAGCAGCCACTCGACCCCTCAGCCGAGCACGGTTGCCCCCAGCACCCCCACCCCGagcaccctgagccccccagaCACCTCCACACACACTGGgggtccccctgtcccccctgtcACCCcgcctgtccccactgccacccccactgtccccactgccacccccaCTGCCCGTCCCGCTCTGACCACCGCAGCCCCTTGCTCCACCCACCAGGCTGTCACCACAGACAGAGCCACGTCCCTGGCTGTCACCTCCTCCGCTGTCACCTCCCCGGCCACCAGCAGCCCTAGTGCCACCCcagtcactgctgtcacctccGGGGCCACCACCAGCACTAGTGTTGGCACTAACCTGACTGGTACCACCCACACCACTGTCCCCAAGCCCTCCTCTGTTCCCACCGTCACCACTGTCCCCAacccctcctctgctcccactgccacccctgtccctaacccttcctctgctcccactgccacccctgtccctaacccctcctctgctcccactgccacCTCTGTCCCTAacccctcctctgctgccactgtccccaacccctcctctgctcccacgGTCACTCCTGTCTCTCagtcctcctctgctgccactgcacTCAGCACTGTCACCCCCATCCCCAATTCCacctctgctcccactgccaccactgtccccaaCCCCTGTTCtactgccactgccacccctgtccccaacccctcctctgctcccactgtCACATCTGTCCCCAACCCCACCTctgctgccactgtcaccactgTCTCCAATCCCACTTCTCCCCCTGCCACCCACAGCACTGTCACCTCTGTCTCCAACTCCACTTCTCCCACTGTCACCAGTGTCCCCAAcctctcctcttctcccagtgtcccccctgtccctcagtcccccacagccccaggggccACCCCAGTCccccccattcccagctccaccGTGTCCCCCCCGGCCGTGCcgtgccagcccagctccccccCAAAGCCCCCCTCCAGCAccaagcccagccctgggaatgttCCAGAGCCTCCCGCAGCAACACCCAACGGCTACATCAACCTGCAGCCCCCTGAGCCag GATCAggatccaggctctgctcctgcctcgTGCCCGTGCTGGCCGCCACTGTGGGGAGaattctgctgctgtga